Proteins encoded in a region of the Cupriavidus pauculus genome:
- the cysE gene encoding serine O-acetyltransferase, translating to MFTRLKEDIDSIMLRDPAARSRLEVLTCYPGLHAVLFHRVAHACWRAGLHWLGRWISHWSRFLTGIEIHPAVRMGRRVFIDHGMGVVIGETAEIGDDCTIYQGVTLGGTSLYKGQKRHPTLGPGVVVSAGAKVLGGFEVGAGARVGSNAVVLKPVPPGATAVGIPARIILPDAPTQQQGARQEFSAYGITPNADDPVSLALKSLIDNAAQQDERIKSVLAALDRLGEHLENTPNDRFDASELRSLMK from the coding sequence ATGTTCACACGCCTGAAGGAAGATATCGACTCGATCATGCTGCGCGACCCTGCCGCGCGCAGCCGCCTCGAGGTCCTCACCTGCTACCCCGGCCTTCACGCCGTCCTGTTTCATCGCGTGGCGCATGCCTGCTGGCGCGCGGGCCTTCACTGGCTTGGCCGCTGGATTTCGCACTGGTCGCGCTTTCTCACCGGCATCGAGATCCATCCGGCCGTCCGCATGGGCCGCCGCGTGTTCATCGATCACGGCATGGGCGTCGTCATTGGCGAGACCGCCGAGATCGGCGACGACTGCACGATCTACCAGGGCGTGACGCTCGGCGGTACGTCGCTCTACAAGGGCCAGAAGCGGCATCCGACGCTCGGACCCGGCGTCGTGGTCAGCGCGGGCGCCAAGGTGCTCGGGGGCTTTGAAGTGGGCGCGGGGGCGCGCGTGGGATCGAACGCAGTGGTGCTCAAGCCGGTACCGCCGGGCGCGACCGCCGTCGGTATCCCGGCGCGGATCATCCTGCCCGATGCGCCGACGCAGCAGCAGGGGGCCAGGCAGGAGTTCTCGGCATACGGCATCACGCCCAATGCGGACGATCCGGTATCGCTCGCGCTCAAGAGCCTGATCGACAATGCCGCGCAGCAGGACGAACGCATCAAGTCCGTGCTGGCCGCGCTCGACCGGCTGGGCGAGCACCTCGAGAACACGCCCAACGATCGCTTCGATGCGAGCGAGCTGCGCAGCCTGATGAAATAA
- a CDS encoding RNA methyltransferase, translated as MTDPAGSAASDIFGRVRFVLVETSHPGNVGSVARAIKTMGFGDTPGSLVLVSPREPDVLTHPDAVAMASGADDVLARAHIVDSIEPALTGASLTVAMTARQREFGPPRLLPRDAAAQARALLAGAAPFGATTAGVAFVFGNERYGLPNDVVERCSAVTHIPANPAYASLNLAQAVQLIAYEMRLALLEAGQAPAAVAHGALNIGYAGEPATAEQIESMFDHLQTGLVAIGFLDPDNPRKLMPRLRRLLARSGLEREEVNILRGVARHMLRVGDRKAGDNKAGDEQDL; from the coding sequence ATGACCGACCCCGCCGGGAGTGCCGCATCCGACATTTTCGGGCGCGTGCGCTTCGTGCTCGTGGAGACGAGCCACCCCGGCAACGTCGGCTCGGTCGCGCGCGCCATCAAGACAATGGGGTTTGGCGACACGCCGGGGAGCCTGGTGCTGGTGTCGCCGCGCGAGCCGGATGTGCTGACCCATCCGGACGCGGTTGCCATGGCGAGCGGGGCCGACGACGTGCTTGCGCGCGCCCATATCGTGGACAGTATCGAGCCCGCGCTGACCGGCGCCAGCCTGACCGTGGCGATGACCGCGCGCCAGCGCGAGTTCGGCCCGCCGCGGCTGCTGCCGCGCGACGCGGCCGCGCAGGCCCGAGCGCTGCTCGCGGGCGCCGCCCCGTTTGGCGCGACCACAGCCGGCGTGGCCTTCGTGTTCGGCAACGAGCGCTACGGCCTGCCGAACGACGTGGTCGAGCGTTGCTCGGCGGTCACGCATATCCCGGCCAACCCGGCCTATGCCTCGCTGAATCTCGCGCAGGCCGTGCAGCTGATCGCCTACGAGATGCGCCTCGCCTTGCTGGAGGCGGGTCAGGCGCCCGCGGCGGTGGCGCACGGTGCGCTCAATATCGGCTATGCTGGTGAGCCCGCCACGGCGGAGCAGATCGAGTCGATGTTCGATCATCTGCAGACGGGCCTGGTCGCGATCGGGTTTCTCGATCCGGACAACCCGCGCAAGCTGATGCCGCGGCTGAGGCGGTTACTGGCCCGCAGCGGGCTGGAACGCGAGGAAGTGAATATCCTGCGAGGCGTCGCGCGGCATATGCTGCGCGTCGGCGATCGCAAGGCAGGGGACAACAAGGCGGGCGACGAGCAGGATCTGTAA
- a CDS encoding inositol monophosphatase family protein translates to MHPMLNIAVKAARKAGSIINRASIDVDLVRVSRKQHNDFVTEVDRAAEAAIIEIIRTAYPEHAILAEESGQSWTEGELTDHEYTWVIDPLDGTTNFIHGFPQYAVSIGQLHKGQPVQAVVYDPTRDELFTATKGAGAFLNNRRIRVTRRDKLADCLIGTGFPFRDLEGMDEYLEMFALMTRSCAGLRRPGAAALDLAYVACGRLDGFFERGLKPWDMAAGMLLITEAGGLVGNYTGEARQIEQGEILAGNPKAFAQMVRLLTPFSLDNAKPSTPAI, encoded by the coding sequence ATGCATCCGATGCTCAATATCGCCGTCAAGGCGGCCCGCAAGGCGGGTTCCATCATCAACCGCGCTTCGATCGACGTCGATCTGGTGCGTGTTTCCCGCAAGCAACACAACGACTTCGTGACCGAAGTAGACCGCGCCGCCGAGGCCGCGATCATCGAGATCATCCGCACCGCCTACCCGGAGCACGCCATTCTAGCGGAAGAGTCGGGCCAGTCCTGGACCGAAGGCGAGCTGACCGACCACGAATACACCTGGGTCATCGACCCGCTCGACGGCACCACCAACTTCATCCACGGCTTTCCGCAATATGCGGTGTCCATCGGCCAGCTGCACAAGGGTCAGCCCGTGCAGGCCGTGGTCTACGACCCGACGCGCGACGAACTCTTCACCGCGACCAAGGGCGCCGGCGCCTTCCTGAACAACCGCCGCATCCGCGTCACGCGCCGCGACAAGCTGGCCGACTGCCTGATCGGCACGGGCTTCCCGTTCCGTGACCTCGAAGGCATGGACGAATACCTCGAGATGTTCGCGCTGATGACGCGCAGCTGCGCGGGCCTGCGCCGCCCCGGCGCCGCCGCGCTGGACCTCGCCTACGTGGCCTGCGGCCGTCTGGACGGCTTCTTCGAGCGCGGCCTCAAGCCGTGGGACATGGCCGCCGGCATGCTGCTCATCACCGAAGCGGGCGGCCTGGTCGGCAACTATACCGGCGAAGCGCGCCAGATCGAACAGGGCGAGATCCTCGCCGGCAACCCGAAGGCCTTTGCCCAGATGGTCCGCCTGCTGACGCCGTTCTCGCTCGACAACGCCAAGCCCTCCACGCCCGCTATCTGA
- the mutS gene encoding DNA mismatch repair protein MutS → MMQQYLRLKADHPDTLLFYRMGDFYELFHDDAEKAARLLDITLTSRGQSGGVPIRMAGIPFHSVDQYLAKLVKLGESVAICEQIGDPATSKGPVERKVVRIVTPGTLTDAALLPDKVDTFLMAVHQQTTRRGVSKTGLAWLNLASGELRLMECEAAQLARELERIRPAELLHADGIDLPQLACARTRLPEWHFDQDAGTRRLREQIGVASLEPFGCAGLGAALGAAGALLNYAATTQGQSLRHVQGVLVERESEFIGLDTATRRNLELTETLRGGESPTLFSLLDTCATTMGSRALRHWLHHPLRDTAIPQARQQAIGALISQGPDRVRGVLRRLADVERITSRLALLSARPRDLSSLRDTLRALPEVQASVTLDDDAPLLVQTVGDLAVPQDCLDLLVRAVAEEPSTVVRDGGVIARGYDADLDELRDISENCGQFLIDLETRERARTGIANLRVEYNRVHGFYIEVTNGQADKVPDDYRRRQTLKNAERYITPELKSFEDKALSAQDRALAREKLLYDALLQQLLPHIGGLQRVAGALARLDVIAALAERAQTLDWTQPERVGENVIDIVQGRHPVVEGQLAAESVAFIANDAQLNEARKLLLITGPNMGGKSTFMRQTALIVLLACVGAWVPARRAVIGPIDRIFTRIGAADDLAGGRSTFMVEMTEAAGILHHATPASLVLMDEIGRGTSTFDGLALAWAIARHLLTHNRSHTLFATHYFELTQLPQEFPQAANVHLSAVEHGDGIVFLHAVQDGPASQSYGLQVAQLAGVPQPVIRAARKHLAWLEQQSADATPTPQMDLFAAPATPPEDDDAGDGHDHAYGNTDTVSPAQAAALDALLDIDPDRLTPRDALDALYRLKALSEGNG, encoded by the coding sequence ATGATGCAGCAGTACCTGCGTCTCAAGGCCGACCACCCGGACACGCTGCTGTTCTACCGGATGGGCGATTTCTACGAGCTGTTTCATGACGACGCCGAGAAGGCCGCGCGTCTGCTCGATATCACGCTGACCTCGCGCGGGCAGTCCGGCGGTGTGCCGATCCGCATGGCCGGCATTCCGTTTCATTCCGTAGACCAATACCTTGCCAAGCTCGTGAAGCTCGGCGAATCCGTGGCGATCTGCGAGCAGATTGGCGATCCGGCCACGAGCAAGGGCCCGGTCGAGCGCAAGGTCGTGCGCATCGTCACGCCCGGCACGCTGACCGACGCCGCGCTGCTGCCGGACAAGGTCGATACGTTCCTGATGGCCGTGCACCAGCAGACCACGCGCCGCGGCGTCAGCAAGACGGGCCTCGCCTGGCTCAATCTCGCGAGCGGCGAACTGCGCCTGATGGAATGCGAGGCCGCGCAGCTCGCGCGCGAGCTCGAACGCATCCGCCCCGCCGAACTCCTGCATGCCGACGGCATCGACCTGCCGCAACTCGCCTGCGCGCGCACCCGCCTGCCGGAATGGCACTTCGATCAGGACGCGGGCACGCGCCGCCTGCGCGAGCAGATCGGTGTGGCCAGCCTCGAACCGTTCGGCTGCGCGGGCCTCGGTGCCGCGCTCGGCGCCGCGGGCGCCCTGCTCAACTATGCCGCCACCACGCAAGGCCAGTCGCTGCGCCACGTGCAGGGCGTACTGGTGGAGCGCGAATCGGAGTTCATCGGCCTCGACACCGCCACGCGCCGCAACCTCGAACTGACGGAGACGCTGCGCGGCGGCGAATCGCCCACGCTGTTCTCGCTGCTCGACACCTGCGCCACGACGATGGGCAGCCGCGCGCTGCGCCACTGGCTCCATCATCCGCTGCGCGACACCGCGATTCCGCAAGCGCGCCAACAGGCCATCGGCGCGCTGATCTCGCAGGGCCCGGACCGCGTGCGCGGCGTGCTGCGCCGGCTGGCCGACGTCGAACGCATCACGTCGCGGCTCGCGCTGCTGTCGGCGCGGCCGCGCGACCTGTCTTCGCTGCGCGACACGCTGCGTGCATTGCCGGAAGTCCAGGCCAGCGTCACGCTCGACGACGACGCCCCGCTGCTCGTGCAGACCGTCGGCGACCTTGCCGTGCCGCAGGACTGCCTGGACCTGCTCGTGCGTGCCGTGGCCGAGGAACCTTCGACCGTCGTGCGCGACGGCGGCGTGATTGCGCGCGGCTACGATGCAGACCTCGACGAACTGCGCGATATCTCGGAAAACTGCGGCCAGTTCCTGATCGACCTGGAAACGCGCGAACGCGCGCGCACGGGCATCGCGAACCTGCGCGTCGAATACAACCGCGTGCATGGCTTCTATATCGAGGTCACCAACGGGCAGGCCGACAAGGTGCCCGACGACTATCGCCGCCGCCAGACGCTCAAGAATGCCGAGCGCTATATCACGCCGGAACTGAAATCGTTCGAGGACAAGGCACTGTCCGCGCAGGACCGCGCGCTGGCGCGCGAGAAGCTGCTGTACGACGCGCTGCTGCAGCAACTGCTGCCGCATATCGGCGGCCTGCAGCGCGTGGCCGGCGCCCTTGCCCGGCTCGACGTGATCGCCGCGCTGGCCGAGCGCGCGCAGACGCTCGACTGGACGCAGCCCGAACGCGTCGGCGAGAACGTGATCGACATCGTGCAGGGCCGCCACCCCGTGGTGGAGGGCCAGTTGGCCGCGGAATCGGTGGCGTTTATCGCCAACGACGCGCAGCTGAACGAAGCGCGCAAGCTGCTGCTGATCACGGGCCCGAACATGGGCGGTAAGTCGACGTTCATGCGCCAGACCGCGCTGATCGTGCTGCTCGCGTGCGTCGGCGCATGGGTGCCCGCGCGCCGCGCGGTCATCGGCCCGATCGACCGCATCTTCACGCGTATCGGCGCGGCCGACGATCTGGCGGGTGGCCGCTCGACGTTCATGGTCGAGATGACCGAAGCCGCCGGCATTCTCCATCACGCCACACCGGCAAGCCTCGTGCTGATGGACGAGATCGGCCGCGGCACCTCGACGTTCGATGGCCTTGCGCTGGCATGGGCCATCGCGCGCCATCTGCTGACGCACAACCGCAGCCATACGCTGTTCGCCACGCACTACTTCGAGCTCACGCAACTGCCGCAGGAATTCCCGCAGGCCGCCAACGTGCACCTGTCTGCCGTCGAACACGGCGATGGCATCGTGTTCCTGCACGCGGTACAGGATGGCCCCGCGAGCCAGAGTTACGGCCTGCAGGTCGCGCAGCTGGCCGGCGTGCCGCAACCGGTCATCCGCGCCGCGCGCAAGCATCTGGCATGGCTCGAGCAGCAATCGGCCGACGCCACGCCCACGCCGCAGATGGACCTGTTCGCGGCACCGGCCACGCCGCCCGAGGACGACGATGCGGGCGACGGCCACGATCACGCGTACGGCAATACCGATACCGTGTCGCCCGCGCAGGCCGCGGCGCTCGATGCGCTGCTCGATATCGATCCGGACCGCCTGACGCCGCGCGATGCGCTCGACGCGCTGTACCGGCTCAAGGCGTTGTCCGAGGGCAACGGCTGA
- a CDS encoding peptidylprolyl isomerase has product MKIAKNTVVSVVYKLSDAQGNLIEESDDPMVYLHGGYDGTFPKIEEALDGHDAGFETQLQLEPEDAFGDYDAELVKVEPRDRFPEPLEVGMQFEGVPEDGDEDDSIVYTVTDVAEDKVVLDGNHPLAGMALRFYLKVADVREATADEVEHGHAHGASGVEVVDDDEDDGDSGRHTLH; this is encoded by the coding sequence TTGAAAATCGCTAAGAACACGGTGGTGTCCGTGGTGTACAAGCTCTCGGACGCGCAGGGCAATCTGATCGAGGAATCGGACGACCCGATGGTCTATTTGCACGGCGGCTATGATGGCACGTTCCCCAAGATCGAGGAAGCGCTCGACGGCCACGACGCAGGTTTCGAGACGCAGCTGCAGCTCGAGCCCGAAGATGCGTTCGGCGATTACGATGCCGAGCTCGTCAAGGTGGAGCCGCGCGATCGTTTCCCCGAGCCGCTCGAAGTGGGCATGCAGTTCGAAGGCGTGCCCGAGGATGGCGACGAGGATGATTCCATCGTCTACACGGTGACGGACGTGGCCGAAGACAAGGTCGTGCTCGACGGCAATCATCCGCTGGCCGGCATGGCGCTGCGTTTCTACCTGAAGGTTGCCGACGTGCGCGAAGCCACCGCCGACGAAGTCGAGCACGGTCACGCGCACGGCGCGTCGGGCGTCGAAGTCGTCGATGACGACGAGGACGATGGCGACAGCGGCCGTCACACGCTTCATTGA
- a CDS encoding cupin domain-containing protein, translating into MSDSALYAQALPAGPIDPDAPLPLLGGLTPAAFMRDVWHRKPLLIRQAVPGIVPPVSREALFSLADRDDVESRMVSHFRNRWKLDHGPFAEENLPSRKTRQWSLLVQGVNLHSLAAAELMSQFRFIPDARLDDVMISYATDGGGVGPHFDSYDVFLLQVSGRRRWRISSQTKLDLVPNLPLKILSDFTAEEEFVLEPGDMLYLPPQYAHDGVAEGECMTASIGFRAPAFRELAGHFLAWLSETVEDNEDLSGRYTDAGEAATVHPAQLPANLTRAVAERLAAMRWTPGMVSEFLGTHLSEPKPGVEFAEVAELTARKYARLAQSHGVVLAPASIALYDKTHFFLNGEAYEPPAALAKWLRRLADKRCLTPEEVTACAPLPDLLDTFHDWTMEGWLQLLPARV; encoded by the coding sequence ATGAGCGATTCCGCATTATACGCGCAGGCCTTGCCTGCGGGCCCCATTGATCCCGATGCGCCGCTCCCACTTCTCGGCGGCTTGACGCCCGCGGCATTCATGCGCGACGTCTGGCACCGCAAACCGCTACTGATTCGACAGGCTGTGCCGGGAATCGTGCCACCGGTGTCGCGCGAAGCGCTTTTTTCGCTGGCCGATCGCGATGACGTCGAGTCACGCATGGTGTCGCACTTTCGCAACCGCTGGAAGCTCGACCACGGCCCGTTCGCCGAAGAGAACCTGCCTTCGCGCAAGACGCGCCAATGGTCGCTGCTGGTTCAGGGCGTGAATCTGCACAGCCTGGCCGCCGCGGAACTCATGAGCCAGTTCCGCTTCATTCCCGACGCGCGGCTCGACGACGTGATGATCAGTTACGCCACCGATGGCGGCGGCGTCGGTCCGCACTTCGATTCGTACGACGTATTCCTGCTGCAAGTCTCGGGCCGGCGCCGCTGGCGTATCTCGTCGCAGACGAAGCTCGATCTCGTGCCCAATCTGCCGCTCAAGATTCTTTCCGACTTCACCGCGGAAGAAGAGTTCGTGCTCGAGCCCGGCGACATGCTCTATCTGCCGCCGCAATATGCGCACGACGGCGTGGCCGAGGGCGAATGCATGACCGCGTCCATCGGCTTCCGCGCGCCCGCGTTCCGCGAACTCGCGGGTCACTTCCTGGCGTGGCTGTCGGAAACCGTGGAAGACAACGAGGACCTCTCCGGCCGCTATACGGACGCGGGTGAAGCCGCCACCGTGCATCCCGCGCAACTGCCCGCCAATCTCACGCGCGCCGTGGCCGAGCGTCTTGCGGCCATGCGCTGGACCCCCGGCATGGTGTCCGAATTCCTCGGCACGCATCTGTCGGAACCCAAGCCAGGTGTCGAGTTCGCGGAGGTCGCCGAACTCACCGCGCGCAAGTACGCCAGGCTCGCGCAGTCACATGGCGTAGTCCTTGCTCCTGCTTCGATAGCGCTCTACGACAAGACACATTTCTTCCTCAACGGGGAAGCGTACGAGCCGCCCGCGGCGTTGGCCAAATGGCTGCGTCGGCTTGCCGACAAGCGTTGCCTGACGCCTGAAGAGGTGACGGCGTGCGCGCCGCTGCCCGACCTTCTCGACACGTTCCATGACTGGACGATGGAGGGCTGGTTGCAACTATTGCCAGCACGGGTGTAA
- a CDS encoding MBL fold metallo-hydrolase, which translates to MMRFAFLGSGSEGNSLLIESFDGTRTTRVLLDCGFGIRETARRLERLGVTPDQLDGLLVTHEHGDHIGSAYSFAAKHRLPVYTSHGTWMATSHLRGADVADVRVCCADRGFDIEGLHVQPYTVPHDAREPLQFVLTDGDARLGVLTDAGMETPYVIAKLAGVDSLVLECNHDREMLRNSAYPYSLKRRIGGDFGHLANEIAASILQQVQHGGLRRVVAAHLSKQNNTPELAAGALAEVLGAALEDILIADQELGLGWQPVRD; encoded by the coding sequence ATAATGCGCTTTGCTTTTTTGGGTAGCGGCAGCGAGGGCAACTCGCTGCTGATCGAGTCGTTCGACGGCACGCGCACGACGCGCGTGCTGCTCGACTGCGGCTTCGGTATCCGCGAGACCGCCCGGCGGCTCGAACGCCTCGGCGTGACGCCCGATCAGCTCGATGGCCTGCTCGTGACGCACGAGCACGGCGACCACATCGGGTCTGCCTATTCCTTCGCCGCCAAGCATCGCTTGCCGGTCTACACGAGTCACGGTACCTGGATGGCCACGTCGCATCTGCGTGGCGCCGATGTGGCCGACGTGCGCGTGTGCTGCGCCGATCGCGGGTTCGACATCGAGGGGTTGCACGTGCAGCCCTACACGGTGCCGCACGATGCGCGCGAGCCGCTGCAGTTCGTGCTGACCGATGGCGACGCGCGGCTCGGTGTGCTGACCGACGCGGGCATGGAAACGCCATATGTGATCGCGAAGCTCGCGGGCGTGGATTCGCTCGTGCTCGAGTGCAATCACGACCGCGAGATGCTGCGCAACTCGGCGTATCCGTACTCGCTCAAGCGGCGCATCGGCGGAGATTTCGGCCATCTGGCCAACGAGATTGCCGCGAGTATCCTGCAGCAAGTGCAACATGGCGGACTGCGCCGCGTGGTTGCCGCGCATCTGAGCAAGCAGAACAATACCCCCGAGCTTGCCGCGGGTGCGCTTGCCGAGGTGTTGGGTGCCGCGCTTGAAGATATTCTGATTGCCGATCAGGAGCTGGGGCTCGGATGGCAGCCGGTGCGGGATTGA
- the bamC gene encoding outer membrane protein assembly factor BamC, with translation MKLKLNRRGATQVGRRAAVVAPVLAMTLIAGCSSINEAMQPDKIDYKSQGKKTASLDVPPDLTKLDGDRRYTVPDAAGTSTLSTYNQANKVAREQTGTENVLPSASGIRMERDGNQRWLVISNGMRADQLWQSLRGFWQENGFLLVQDSPETGIMETDWAENRAKIPQDFIRNTIGKVFDGLYSTSERDKFRTRVERSQNGQLEVFISHRGAQEQLTGVEKTQTVWTPRPADPDLEAEFLSRLAQRLGVQKEKADLMAKNPTPVGNSAAAQATPAVSPAATGIGAVAATGAASADGEKSFLSQVNGSPALQIPEPFDRAWRSVGLSLDRVNFTVEDRDRAQGLYYVRYVDPRSEVDSRGFFSRIFSKANDGKTAKKYRVALKGNGTGTTVTVQNDAGQPENTEIGKRILSLLDEQLH, from the coding sequence ATGAAACTGAAGCTTAACCGCCGTGGCGCGACGCAAGTCGGTCGCCGCGCCGCAGTGGTCGCGCCTGTGCTGGCCATGACCCTGATTGCCGGCTGCAGCAGCATCAACGAAGCGATGCAGCCGGACAAGATCGACTACAAGTCGCAAGGCAAGAAGACCGCGTCGCTCGACGTGCCGCCCGATCTGACCAAGCTCGACGGCGATCGCCGCTACACGGTGCCCGACGCGGCCGGTACGTCCACGCTGTCGACGTACAACCAGGCCAACAAGGTCGCCCGCGAACAGACCGGTACCGAGAACGTGCTGCCGAGCGCGAGCGGTATCCGCATGGAACGCGACGGCAACCAGCGCTGGCTCGTGATCAGCAACGGCATGCGCGCCGACCAGCTGTGGCAGTCGCTGCGCGGCTTCTGGCAGGAGAACGGTTTCCTGCTGGTGCAGGACTCGCCCGAGACCGGCATCATGGAAACGGACTGGGCCGAGAACCGCGCGAAGATCCCGCAGGATTTCATCCGCAACACGATCGGCAAGGTGTTCGACGGCCTGTACTCGACGTCGGAACGCGACAAGTTCCGTACGCGCGTCGAGCGTTCGCAGAACGGCCAGCTCGAAGTGTTCATCAGCCACCGTGGCGCGCAGGAGCAGCTGACCGGCGTGGAGAAGACCCAGACGGTGTGGACCCCGCGTCCGGCCGATCCGGATCTGGAAGCCGAATTCCTCTCGCGTCTCGCGCAGCGTCTGGGCGTGCAGAAGGAAAAGGCCGACCTGATGGCCAAGAACCCGACGCCGGTGGGCAACAGCGCCGCCGCGCAGGCCACCCCGGCCGTGTCGCCCGCGGCGACCGGCATTGGTGCCGTCGCGGCAACCGGTGCGGCCAGCGCCGATGGCGAAAAGTCGTTCCTGTCGCAGGTCAACGGCTCGCCCGCGCTGCAGATCCCCGAGCCGTTCGATCGCGCCTGGCGTTCGGTCGGCCTGTCGCTGGACCGCGTGAACTTCACGGTGGAAGATCGCGATCGCGCGCAGGGCCTGTACTACGTGCGCTACGTCGATCCGCGCTCCGAAGTGGATAGCCGTGGTTTCTTCTCGCGCATCTTCTCGAAGGCCAACGACGGCAAGACCGCGAAGAAGTATCGCGTCGCGCTGAAGGGCAACGGCACGGGCACCACGGTGACCGTGCAGAACGATGCGGGCCAGCCGGAGAACACCGAGATCGGCAAGCGCATCCTGTCCCTGCTGGACGAGCAGCTGCACTGA
- the dapA gene encoding 4-hydroxy-tetrahydrodipicolinate synthase, with protein MTQITGSIVAIVTPMHEDGSLDYPALRALVDWHVAEGTDGIVIVGTTGESPTVNVDEHCELIRVAVEQANKRIPIIAGTGGNSTKEAIELTAFAKKVGADASLQVVPYYNKPTQEGIYRHFRTIAEAVDLPVLLYNVPGRTVADMTNETILRAAQVPGIVGVKEATGNIDRAAQLIKDAPAHFAVYSGDDPTAVALILLGGKGNISVTANVAPRKMHEMCAAALKGDVVTARRLHMELIDLNKAMFVEANPIPVKWALQQMGRMKSGIRLPLTPLSENQHEYVRRALAAAGLLG; from the coding sequence ATGACTCAGATTACCGGCAGCATCGTGGCCATCGTGACCCCGATGCACGAGGATGGCAGCCTGGACTACCCGGCCCTGCGCGCCCTGGTGGACTGGCACGTGGCCGAAGGCACCGACGGCATCGTGATCGTCGGCACGACCGGCGAGTCGCCGACCGTCAATGTCGACGAGCACTGCGAGCTGATCCGCGTCGCCGTCGAGCAGGCCAACAAACGCATCCCGATCATCGCCGGTACCGGTGGCAACTCCACGAAGGAAGCCATCGAACTGACGGCCTTCGCCAAGAAGGTGGGCGCCGACGCCTCGCTGCAGGTGGTGCCTTACTACAACAAGCCGACGCAGGAAGGTATCTACCGCCATTTCCGCACGATCGCGGAAGCGGTGGATCTGCCGGTGCTGCTGTACAACGTGCCCGGCCGCACGGTCGCGGACATGACCAACGAGACCATCCTGCGTGCCGCGCAGGTGCCCGGCATCGTCGGCGTGAAGGAAGCGACCGGCAATATCGACCGTGCCGCGCAGCTGATCAAGGACGCGCCCGCGCACTTCGCCGTGTACAGCGGTGACGATCCCACGGCGGTCGCGCTGATCCTGCTCGGTGGCAAGGGCAATATCTCGGTGACGGCCAACGTGGCGCCGCGCAAGATGCACGAGATGTGCGCGGCGGCGCTGAAGGGCGATGTCGTGACCGCGCGCCGTCTGCACATGGAACTGATCGACCTCAACAAGGCGATGTTCGTCGAGGCGAATCCGATTCCCGTGAAGTGGGCCCTGCAGCAGATGGGCCGCATGAAGAGTGGTATCCGCCTGCCGCTGACGCCGCTCTCCGAGAACCAGCACGAGTACGTGCGCCGCGCGCTGGCTGCCGCCGGCCTGCTCGGTTGA
- a CDS encoding class I SAM-dependent methyltransferase — protein MSAPSTWVTRWAHLFPAGGRVLDLACGSGRHAAWLAARGFDVLAVDRDAAAVDALPATVTGRVADLEQGAWPLGDVAPLDGIVVTNYLHRPLWPHLLAAVAPGGVFVYETFAAGNETVGKPSRPDFLLRPGELLEVVRGQLRVIGYEDGVLEARGAGASPAFVQRICAVREVPVAGDAPPPRHVLPPVAF, from the coding sequence ATGAGCGCGCCCTCGACGTGGGTCACGCGCTGGGCCCATCTGTTTCCGGCCGGCGGCCGCGTGCTCGATCTGGCCTGCGGCAGCGGCCGCCATGCGGCATGGCTGGCTGCGCGCGGCTTCGACGTGCTGGCCGTGGACCGCGACGCGGCCGCGGTGGACGCGCTACCGGCGACCGTCACCGGGCGTGTGGCGGACCTGGAGCAGGGCGCCTGGCCGCTCGGCGACGTGGCGCCGCTCGATGGCATCGTCGTCACCAACTACCTCCATCGGCCGCTCTGGCCGCACCTGCTGGCCGCCGTGGCGCCGGGCGGGGTGTTCGTCTACGAGACCTTCGCGGCGGGCAACGAGACGGTCGGCAAACCGTCCCGGCCCGATTTCCTGCTCCGCCCCGGTGAACTGCTGGAGGTGGTTCGCGGTCAATTGCGCGTGATCGGCTACGAGGACGGGGTGCTCGAGGCGCGCGGCGCCGGCGCCTCGCCCGCGTTCGTGCAGCGAATTTGTGCGGTGCGGGAGGTTCCGGTGGCTGGCGATGCACCTCCTCCGCGTCACGTCCTGCCCCCGGTCGCCTTTTAG